A single region of the Bacillus cereus genome encodes:
- a CDS encoding DMT family transporter has protein sequence MNNDRRIGLMMIITGATLWGLSGPMIQWLFQHTNVSSLDFLTIRLLLAGIFILSFLLIKKQNIFHIWKHPKHFIQLIIFSILGMLGAQYAFIETVHISNAVTATLFQFLGPVLITIYVALEQKKFPASMQIIAIITALTGTYFIITNGSIENIVLSKAAITFGLLTAIGFAFYTLHPASLIKECGTTIVIGWGMLIGGIALLICNRSFGWNQISQTFTLQTFSMLILIIISGTLSFLLYIGSLKYLAATETSILSSIEPLVAAIVSIAWLNESFGAYQLLGGVCIVLSVIFLTMPQKDREPTFSTEQI, from the coding sequence ATGAACAATGATAGACGCATTGGACTTATGATGATTATTACAGGAGCTACCCTATGGGGATTATCTGGTCCCATGATTCAGTGGCTGTTTCAACATACTAACGTATCATCACTTGATTTTTTAACAATTCGGCTGTTGCTCGCTGGAATATTCATTTTATCTTTCTTACTTATTAAAAAACAAAACATATTTCACATTTGGAAACACCCTAAACACTTTATACAGCTTATAATTTTCTCTATTCTTGGCATGCTTGGTGCGCAGTACGCTTTTATCGAAACAGTTCATATTAGTAACGCTGTCACAGCAACACTATTTCAATTTCTAGGTCCTGTTCTTATTACAATTTACGTTGCGCTTGAGCAAAAGAAATTCCCTGCTTCTATGCAAATAATCGCAATTATCACTGCTCTAACAGGGACATACTTTATTATTACAAACGGTTCAATTGAAAATATTGTTTTATCTAAAGCCGCTATTACTTTTGGCCTATTAACAGCGATTGGTTTTGCGTTTTATACCCTTCATCCGGCTTCTCTTATTAAAGAATGCGGAACAACTATAGTAATTGGCTGGGGGATGTTAATTGGAGGGATTGCACTGCTTATTTGTAATCGTTCTTTTGGATGGAATCAGATTTCGCAAACTTTCACACTTCAAACTTTTTCTATGCTTATTCTTATCATTATAAGCGGCACTCTTTCTTTCCTTCTTTATATCGGTAGTCTTAAATATTTAGCAGCAACAGAAACGAGTATTTTATCTAGCATTGAACCACTTGTAGCTGCCATCGTTTCAATCGCTTGGCTAAATGAATCTTTTGGAGCATATCAATTATTAGGCGGAGTATGTATCGTTCTTTCTGTTATTTTCTTAACAATGCCTCAAAAAGATAGAGAGCCAACCTTTTCAACTGAACAAATATAG
- a CDS encoding PLP-dependent aminotransferase family protein, whose product MLELTPNLNANSKTALYVQLYEYIKKEIKDGTIPAFTKLPAKRKLATYLQVSKNTVEAAYEQLLAEGYIESISRKGYFACEIEQMIHAEGSEEVIGEAPFQDKEYKFDFTQTGVDTNTFPFHAYRKITNEVWQFENKDLLFIGHPQGEVSLREAIASYLYESRGVRCVASQIVIGAGTQILVKMLFQLLKGSRYAVENPGYHRKMVVFEQGEQNVQMLSLDGDGICMSQLTDSHANVVFVTPSHQFPCGMIMPITRRMQLLQWAKKEEGRYIIEDDYDSEFRYSGKPIPALQGLDRDGKVIYMGTLSKALLPSLRMSYMVLPKPLIKQYQEQYLFYTQSVSRMDQEVIKKFLNDGHWEKHIHKMRVVYRKKRDRLVSVIEKYFSNGVEVIGEDSGLHILLKVHNGMEEKELVEAAAERSIKVYPVSMYYKERTSPENTVLLGFATLLEEEIEEAIQLLYTAWFTRK is encoded by the coding sequence GTGTTAGAATTAACGCCTAATTTGAATGCAAATAGTAAGACGGCATTGTATGTACAATTGTATGAGTATATAAAAAAAGAGATCAAAGATGGAACGATTCCGGCTTTTACGAAATTACCGGCTAAGAGGAAGCTAGCAACATATTTACAAGTGAGTAAAAATACAGTTGAAGCTGCTTATGAGCAACTTCTTGCGGAAGGATATATTGAGTCGATTTCTAGAAAAGGATATTTTGCATGTGAAATCGAGCAAATGATTCATGCGGAAGGTAGCGAAGAGGTAATAGGAGAAGCGCCTTTTCAAGATAAGGAGTATAAATTTGATTTCACTCAAACGGGTGTGGATACTAATACTTTTCCGTTTCATGCATATCGAAAAATTACGAATGAGGTATGGCAATTTGAAAATAAAGATTTACTTTTTATTGGACATCCGCAAGGGGAGGTAAGTTTACGAGAAGCAATCGCGAGCTATTTGTATGAATCTAGAGGTGTACGATGCGTAGCTAGTCAAATTGTAATAGGAGCGGGTACACAAATATTAGTAAAAATGTTATTTCAGCTGTTAAAGGGAAGTCGTTATGCAGTTGAGAATCCTGGGTACCATCGGAAAATGGTTGTTTTTGAGCAAGGGGAACAAAATGTCCAAATGTTATCTTTAGATGGAGATGGAATTTGTATGTCACAGTTAACTGATAGCCATGCAAATGTTGTATTTGTTACACCTTCGCATCAGTTTCCTTGCGGGATGATTATGCCAATTACGAGAAGAATGCAGCTTTTACAATGGGCGAAAAAAGAAGAAGGAAGATATATTATTGAAGATGATTATGATAGTGAATTCCGATATTCAGGAAAGCCGATTCCGGCGCTGCAAGGGTTAGATAGAGATGGGAAAGTAATTTATATGGGTACGCTGTCTAAAGCGCTATTGCCATCATTACGGATGAGTTATATGGTGTTGCCAAAACCGCTCATTAAGCAGTATCAGGAGCAATATTTATTTTATACACAAAGCGTTTCAAGAATGGATCAAGAGGTCATTAAGAAATTTTTAAATGATGGGCATTGGGAAAAACATATTCATAAAATGCGTGTTGTGTACCGAAAGAAGAGGGACCGTCTTGTTTCGGTAATAGAAAAATATTTTTCTAATGGAGTTGAAGTAATAGGAGAGGACTCTGGCCTACATATTTTATTAAAAGTGCATAATGGGATGGAAGAGAAAGAGTTAGTGGAAGCTGCAGCTGAGAGGAGTATTAAAGTATATCCTGTTTCGATGTATTATAAGGAAAGGACTTCCCCCGAAAATACAGTATTGCTTGGATTTGCGACTTTATTAGAGGAAGAAATTGAAGAGGCTATTCAATTATTATATACAGCATGGTTTACAAGGAAGTAA
- a CDS encoding GNAT family N-acetyltransferase, whose amino-acid sequence MDIHVLTKDEAEIYLELRVEGLKQNPEAFSSSYEDIINKECAIEYKAQKLAQDENYTLGAFKDGELIGVATLETKPYVKQEHKAKIGSVYVSPKARGLGAGKALIKECLELAKSLEVEQVMLDVVVGNDGAKKLYESLGFKTFGVQERSLKYNGQYWDEEHMVLFLDEEK is encoded by the coding sequence TTGGATATCCATGTATTAACAAAAGACGAAGCAGAAATTTACTTAGAACTTCGAGTAGAAGGATTAAAACAAAACCCGGAAGCTTTCAGCTCTTCTTATGAAGATATTATTAATAAAGAGTGTGCTATTGAATATAAAGCCCAAAAATTAGCACAAGATGAGAACTATACACTAGGTGCATTTAAAGATGGAGAATTAATCGGAGTTGCAACACTGGAAACGAAACCATATGTAAAACAAGAACATAAAGCGAAAATTGGTTCAGTATACGTGTCTCCAAAAGCACGCGGACTTGGAGCAGGAAAAGCACTTATTAAGGAATGTCTTGAACTTGCTAAATCTCTAGAAGTAGAGCAAGTTATGCTCGATGTTGTTGTTGGCAACGATGGTGCAAAAAAACTTTATGAGTCATTAGGATTTAAAACATTTGGTGTGCAGGAACGTTCATTAAAATATAACGGACAATATTGGGATGAAGAGCATATGGTTCTTTTCCTAGATGAAGAAAAATAA
- a CDS encoding HAMP domain-containing sensor histidine kinase, which translates to MSKLSLKIGTYFLILALCIETIAFVSFYKSLSKMRVEEETVALLEKGNRYRDKIVNRAKWNEHSKQNPNIERPKRPWYQEFTIEHAAEELIGSELIANTDITIIITDNNGKIISTSEPVTKEMQKQLTCKTETIPKNGLIVEKNWKKSKFISTVSPLEINGFQGNLHMLLKTSFLENMLLKLMDQFIIISILTIILTTISVFVFSRVITEPLIKMKRATEKMSKLNKPIQLGIKRNDELGSLAKTIEDLSSELTYMKKERNEFLASVAHELLTPLTYMKGYAKVAKRDSLTKEEREEYLQIIEDETDSVTDLVQDLFMLVQLEQHQFVIKKQKMLLRPFLERMVEKTKTTLTNKQMQIHVYCKEDLEVCIDERRMEQVMLNLLHNAYQHSPENTSITIRVLTSVNTFTISVQDEGEGIPKEDITHIFDRFYRVDKSRTRATGGKGIGLAVAKEIVELHNGSIEVKSELEVGTEFIIELPFE; encoded by the coding sequence ATGAGTAAACTTTCCCTTAAAATTGGGACATACTTTTTAATATTAGCTTTATGTATTGAAACAATTGCTTTCGTATCTTTTTATAAAAGCCTTTCAAAAATGCGGGTTGAAGAGGAAACAGTTGCTCTATTAGAGAAAGGTAATCGGTATCGTGACAAAATTGTAAACCGTGCAAAATGGAATGAACATTCTAAACAAAATCCAAACATTGAACGTCCTAAACGCCCTTGGTATCAAGAGTTCACTATCGAGCATGCAGCTGAAGAATTAATTGGCTCAGAATTAATTGCTAATACCGATATCACTATCATTATAACTGACAATAACGGCAAAATCATTTCCACCTCAGAACCCGTAACGAAAGAAATGCAAAAGCAACTTACTTGTAAAACGGAAACTATTCCTAAAAACGGGTTGATTGTAGAAAAAAACTGGAAAAAATCGAAATTCATCTCAACAGTAAGCCCACTTGAAATAAATGGATTTCAAGGTAACTTACATATGTTATTAAAGACATCTTTCTTAGAAAATATGTTACTTAAACTCATGGATCAATTTATTATCATTAGTATTTTGACAATTATTTTAACAACTATTTCTGTCTTTGTTTTTTCTCGGGTTATTACAGAACCTCTTATAAAGATGAAAAGAGCTACTGAAAAAATGTCCAAATTGAACAAGCCAATTCAATTAGGAATTAAACGAAATGATGAACTTGGAAGCTTAGCAAAAACTATTGAAGATTTATCTAGTGAACTTACGTATATGAAAAAAGAACGAAATGAATTCCTCGCTAGTGTCGCTCACGAATTATTAACTCCATTAACCTATATGAAAGGTTATGCGAAGGTAGCAAAGAGAGACTCTTTAACGAAAGAAGAACGTGAAGAATACTTACAAATCATTGAAGACGAAACAGATAGTGTAACCGATCTTGTACAAGATTTATTTATGCTTGTACAATTAGAACAGCACCAATTTGTTATAAAAAAACAAAAAATGCTTCTTAGACCATTTTTAGAGCGAATGGTTGAGAAAACAAAAACAACATTAACGAACAAACAAATGCAAATTCATGTATATTGCAAAGAAGATTTAGAAGTTTGTATAGATGAAAGGCGTATGGAACAAGTGATGTTAAATTTATTACACAACGCTTATCAACATTCGCCAGAAAACACTTCTATTACAATACGTGTACTAACCAGTGTGAATACTTTTACAATAAGTGTACAAGATGAAGGTGAAGGTATTCCAAAAGAAGATATCACACACATTTTCGATCGCTTTTACCGTGTCGATAAATCTAGAACAAGGGCTACAGGCGGAAAAGGTATTGGACTAGCTGTTGCAAAGGAAATTGTAGAACTTCATAATGGTTCTATCGAAGTTAAAAGCGAATTAGAAGTCGGAACAGAATTTATAATTGAATTACCCTTTGAATAA
- a CDS encoding response regulator transcription factor gives MVKILLVDDEERMLRLLDLFLSPRGHFCMKATSGLEALELIEQKDFDIILLDVMMPNMDGWDTCYQIRQISNVPIIMLTARNQNYDMVKGLTMGADDYITKPFDEHVLVARIEAILRRTKKDGFVSFNGIEWDKTKHTVTAYNEKISLTPIEFSLLGLFLQNTNRAYSRDDLIEKIWGYQTDIEYRTIDSHIRNIRDKLRKKGFPVEDYLETVYKVGYKWKSE, from the coding sequence ATGGTGAAAATTTTATTGGTAGACGATGAAGAACGTATGTTACGATTATTAGATCTGTTCTTAAGTCCTCGTGGCCATTTTTGTATGAAAGCTACTTCTGGCCTTGAAGCGCTAGAATTAATCGAACAGAAGGACTTCGATATTATTTTATTAGATGTTATGATGCCAAATATGGACGGGTGGGATACGTGCTATCAAATCCGTCAAATTTCCAACGTTCCAATTATTATGCTTACAGCTCGCAACCAAAACTACGATATGGTCAAAGGCCTAACAATGGGAGCAGATGACTATATTACAAAACCATTCGATGAACATGTATTAGTCGCGCGAATCGAGGCTATATTACGCCGCACAAAGAAAGACGGCTTTGTTAGCTTCAATGGTATTGAGTGGGATAAAACGAAACATACTGTTACAGCTTATAATGAAAAAATCTCACTAACTCCTATTGAGTTTTCGTTGCTCGGACTATTTTTACAAAATACAAACCGTGCTTACAGCCGAGACGATTTAATCGAGAAGATTTGGGGCTATCAAACAGACATCGAATACAGAACTATCGATTCACATATTCGTAATATACGGGATAAGTTACGCAAAAAAGGATTTCCAGTTGAAGATTACTTAGAAACTGTCTATAAAGTCGGATATAAATGGAAAAGTGAATAA
- a CDS encoding GNAT family N-acetyltransferase, which translates to MEIRLLTTEDAEIYLKVCMEGLTKNPEAFSSSYEDVLKHENPVAAMAKRLSNPDKYTLGVFKDNDLVGIATLETKPFIKQEHKAKIGSVFVSPKARGLGAGRALIKAIIENADKLNVEQLMLDVVADNTAAKKLYESLGFQTYGVQERSLKHNGQYWDEEHMVLFLNN; encoded by the coding sequence ATGGAAATTCGCTTATTAACAACAGAGGACGCAGAAATTTATTTGAAAGTTTGTATGGAAGGTTTAACGAAAAACCCTGAGGCTTTTAGCTCTTCTTATGAAGATGTTCTTAAACATGAAAACCCTGTCGCTGCCATGGCAAAGCGATTAAGTAATCCGGATAAGTATACTCTAGGTGTCTTCAAAGATAATGATTTAGTCGGTATTGCTACTCTAGAAACAAAGCCATTTATTAAGCAAGAGCATAAGGCAAAAATCGGCTCCGTTTTTGTTTCTCCAAAAGCACGTGGTCTCGGTGCAGGACGAGCTTTAATTAAAGCGATTATTGAAAATGCCGATAAATTAAATGTAGAACAGCTCATGCTTGATGTTGTTGCTGATAACACTGCTGCAAAAAAATTATATGAGTCTCTCGGCTTCCAAACTTACGGCGTGCAAGAACGGTCCTTAAAACATAATGGCCAATATTGGGACGAAGAGCATATGGTTTTATTCTTAAATAATTAA
- the fdhD gene encoding formate dehydrogenase accessory sulfurtransferase FdhD produces MGPTQETYTIVRYQSGTFSKQTDDVVTEFPITIKLNGEEYVTVVCTPNYIEDMVIGFLISEGILSSYKDIEELWVQKENGIAHVKSSKINPLYQTLYNKRYVTSCCGKSRQGFVFVNDAAKAKKLHDIHISITPEECFHLMTSLQQSSTTFRQTGGVHNTALCDRKNILISRMDIGRHNALDKIYGHCLRNNISVQGKIIAFSGRISSEILLKVSKIGCEIVLSKSAPTKLALQLAHDLGITVVGFIRNESCNIYTHPERIDGYQSNN; encoded by the coding sequence ATGGGGCCTACTCAAGAAACGTATACAATTGTACGCTATCAATCCGGTACATTTTCAAAACAAACTGATGATGTTGTGACAGAATTTCCTATTACAATTAAGTTGAATGGCGAAGAATACGTAACGGTTGTATGTACTCCTAATTACATTGAGGATATGGTAATTGGTTTTTTAATTTCTGAAGGAATTCTTTCTTCTTATAAAGATATTGAGGAATTATGGGTTCAAAAGGAAAACGGAATTGCCCATGTAAAATCATCAAAAATTAATCCACTCTATCAAACTTTATATAATAAAAGATACGTAACTTCTTGTTGCGGAAAAAGTAGACAAGGTTTTGTTTTCGTCAATGATGCCGCAAAAGCAAAAAAGTTACACGATATACATATATCTATTACTCCCGAAGAATGCTTTCACCTAATGACTTCCTTACAACAATCTTCAACTACATTTCGCCAAACAGGTGGTGTGCACAATACCGCGTTATGCGATCGAAAAAATATTCTCATATCAAGAATGGATATCGGAAGACATAATGCACTAGATAAAATATACGGTCATTGTTTACGGAACAATATATCTGTTCAAGGGAAAATCATCGCGTTTAGCGGACGAATCTCATCTGAAATTTTGTTAAAGGTTTCAAAAATTGGTTGCGAAATTGTCCTATCTAAATCAGCTCCAACTAAACTAGCATTGCAACTCGCTCACGATTTAGGCATTACCGTAGTAGGATTCATTCGAAATGAATCTTGCAATATTTATACACATCCAGAACGAATCGATGGTTATCAATCGAATAATTAA
- the fdhF gene encoding formate dehydrogenase subunit alpha produces the protein MTEQTVRVTVDGKELFASGEKTILQLFNESNLEHPQICHVPEVDPIQTCDTCIVEVDGKLMRACSTKLENGMHIERQSQRAKEAQTEAMDRILENHLLYCTVCDNNNGNCKIHNTVHMMEIEEQKYPYEPKVSACEVDTSHPFYRYDPNQCIACGQCVEVCQNLQVNETLSIDWSLDRPRVIWDNGVSINDSSCVSCGQCVTVCPCNALMEKTMLGEAGFMTGLKPDVLDPMIDFVKDVEPGYSSILAVSEVEAAMRKTKVNKTKTVCTFCGVGCSFEVWTKDRQILKVQPVSDAPVNGISTCVKGKFGWDFVNSEERITKPLIRQGDMFVEASWEEALEVVASNMQHIKSEYGSDAFGFISSSKVTNEENYLMQKLARQIYGTNNVDNCSRYCQSPATDGLFKTVGMGGDAGTVKDIAEAGLVIIVGANPTEGHPVLATRVKRAHKLHEQKLIVADLRKHEMAERADIFVHPSQGTDYVWLAGITKYIIDQDWHDKKFIAENVKNFDEYSKMLEKYTLDYTEKITGISKDNLKEMARMVYEADGTCVLWGMGVTQNTGGSTTSAAISNLLLVTGNYRRPGAGAYPLRGHNNVQGACDMATLPNWLPGYQAVSDDVHRAKFEKAYGTTIPKEPGLNNIAMLLAAEEGKLRGMYVMGEEMALVDSNANHVQHILANLDFLVVQDMFLSKTARFADVILPAAPSLEKEGTFTNTERRIQRLYEVLKPLGDSKPDWWILQKVARALGGDWNYGSPSEIMDEIASLAPLYSQATYDRLEGWNSLCWGSHDGSDTPLLYVDGFNFPDKLARLSLDEWVPPVVAPDEYDLLLNNGRMLEHFHEGNMTNKSAGILSKVSEVFVEISPELAKERNVKDGGLVELASPFGKIKVQALVTDRVTGNELYLPMHATVNEEAINILTGTATDIYTCTPAYKQTMVKLRVLREKGNRPLPSSNPRDKKRHPQNGVEIEQKWQRKQYVSLVDQN, from the coding sequence ATGACAGAACAGACAGTCCGTGTAACCGTTGATGGTAAAGAACTTTTTGCATCAGGTGAAAAGACGATACTCCAATTATTTAATGAAAGTAATTTAGAACATCCTCAAATTTGTCATGTACCAGAGGTAGATCCTATTCAAACCTGTGATACATGTATTGTAGAAGTAGATGGGAAGTTAATGCGTGCTTGTTCAACTAAGCTAGAGAATGGTATGCATATTGAAAGACAATCGCAGCGTGCTAAAGAGGCGCAGACTGAGGCGATGGATCGAATATTAGAGAATCATTTATTGTATTGTACAGTATGTGATAACAATAATGGTAACTGTAAAATCCATAATACAGTACATATGATGGAGATTGAAGAACAGAAATATCCGTATGAACCGAAAGTAAGTGCATGCGAGGTGGATACATCGCATCCATTCTATCGATACGATCCAAATCAATGCATTGCTTGTGGACAGTGTGTAGAAGTATGCCAAAATTTACAAGTGAATGAAACGTTATCAATCGATTGGAGTTTAGACCGTCCACGTGTTATTTGGGACAATGGTGTAAGTATAAATGACTCATCTTGTGTGAGTTGTGGGCAATGTGTAACAGTATGCCCATGTAATGCGTTAATGGAAAAAACAATGCTGGGTGAAGCAGGATTTATGACAGGTTTAAAACCAGATGTGTTGGATCCAATGATTGATTTTGTAAAAGATGTAGAACCTGGATATAGCAGTATTTTAGCGGTTTCAGAAGTAGAGGCTGCGATGCGTAAGACGAAAGTTAATAAAACAAAAACAGTTTGTACATTTTGTGGTGTAGGTTGTTCATTTGAAGTATGGACGAAAGATCGTCAAATTTTAAAAGTACAACCTGTTTCAGATGCACCGGTTAATGGTATCTCTACATGTGTAAAAGGTAAATTTGGTTGGGATTTTGTAAACAGTGAAGAGCGTATTACAAAACCGTTAATTCGCCAAGGGGATATGTTTGTTGAGGCTTCATGGGAAGAGGCTCTTGAAGTTGTTGCATCTAATATGCAACATATTAAGTCAGAATACGGTAGCGACGCATTTGGTTTTATTTCTTCTTCTAAAGTAACAAATGAAGAAAACTACCTTATGCAAAAACTAGCCCGTCAAATATATGGAACGAATAACGTAGATAACTGCTCGCGTTATTGCCAATCTCCAGCGACAGACGGTTTATTTAAAACTGTCGGTATGGGTGGGGATGCTGGAACAGTAAAAGATATTGCTGAAGCAGGTCTTGTTATTATTGTTGGTGCAAATCCAACAGAAGGTCATCCTGTACTTGCAACTAGAGTAAAGCGTGCTCATAAATTACACGAGCAAAAATTGATTGTAGCAGACCTTCGTAAACATGAAATGGCAGAGCGTGCTGATATATTTGTTCACCCGAGTCAAGGAACGGATTATGTATGGCTTGCTGGTATTACGAAATATATTATTGATCAAGATTGGCATGATAAAAAGTTCATAGCTGAAAATGTAAAGAATTTTGATGAATATAGCAAAATGCTAGAAAAGTATACGCTTGATTATACTGAGAAAATTACAGGGATTTCTAAAGATAACCTTAAAGAGATGGCTCGTATGGTATATGAAGCAGATGGTACTTGTGTACTTTGGGGAATGGGTGTAACTCAAAATACAGGAGGAAGTACAACGTCAGCTGCAATTTCAAATTTACTGCTTGTTACGGGCAACTATCGTCGTCCTGGTGCAGGTGCGTATCCGTTACGCGGACATAATAACGTACAAGGCGCTTGTGATATGGCAACATTACCGAACTGGCTTCCAGGTTATCAAGCAGTTTCGGATGATGTGCATCGTGCGAAATTTGAAAAAGCATACGGTACTACCATTCCGAAAGAACCGGGACTAAATAATATCGCAATGTTACTAGCAGCGGAAGAAGGAAAACTGCGTGGTATGTATGTTATGGGAGAAGAAATGGCTTTAGTAGATTCAAATGCCAACCATGTACAACATATTTTAGCGAATTTAGACTTCCTCGTTGTTCAAGATATGTTTTTATCGAAAACAGCTCGTTTTGCTGATGTTATTTTACCGGCAGCACCAAGCTTAGAAAAAGAAGGAACATTTACAAATACAGAACGCCGTATTCAAAGATTGTATGAAGTATTGAAGCCACTTGGTGATTCTAAGCCAGATTGGTGGATTTTACAAAAAGTAGCTCGTGCACTGGGCGGAGACTGGAATTATGGAAGTCCAAGTGAAATTATGGATGAAATTGCATCGCTTGCCCCGTTATACTCACAAGCAACGTATGACCGTTTAGAAGGCTGGAATAGTTTATGTTGGGGTAGCCATGATGGTAGCGATACACCATTATTATATGTAGATGGATTTAACTTCCCGGATAAGCTAGCTCGTTTATCATTAGATGAATGGGTACCACCAGTAGTAGCACCAGATGAGTATGATTTACTATTAAATAATGGCCGTATGCTAGAGCATTTCCATGAAGGAAATATGACGAATAAGTCAGCTGGCATTTTATCTAAAGTGTCTGAAGTATTTGTTGAAATTTCACCTGAACTTGCTAAAGAACGCAATGTGAAAGATGGCGGTCTTGTAGAATTAGCATCACCATTTGGAAAGATTAAAGTACAAGCGCTTGTTACAGATCGTGTAACTGGAAATGAGTTATATTTGCCAATGCATGCGACAGTAAATGAAGAGGCAATCAATATTTTAACAGGGACAGCAACAGACATTTATACTTGTACACCAGCTTATAAACAAACGATGGTGAAACTACGCGTATTACGTGAAAAAGGGAATCGTCCGTTACCATCTTCAAACCCGAGAGATAAAAAACGTCATCCGCAAAATGGTGTTGAAATTGAGCAAAAGTGGCAAAGAAAACAATACGTATCACTTGTGGACCAGAATTAG
- a CDS encoding DUF1641 domain-containing protein: protein MAKEITLIKKKVVTEEEKKQQVTDELLNELAENREAVEETMQLLGQLQKAGILDAAISLLAAKEDVSKIAVEQLNREPVKNALNNMMGAGEVLSSVDPEITKQITSSLVTGLQFATDELKNGKKTKVMDFFKVLKDPDINRAITFGFSFLKAFGQGLEKK from the coding sequence ATGGCAAAAGAGATTACTTTAATAAAAAAGAAGGTCGTAACAGAAGAAGAAAAGAAACAGCAAGTAACAGATGAACTGTTAAATGAGCTAGCTGAAAATAGGGAAGCAGTAGAAGAGACGATGCAGCTATTAGGACAGTTGCAAAAAGCTGGAATTTTAGATGCAGCGATTAGTTTACTTGCTGCAAAAGAAGATGTTTCCAAAATAGCTGTTGAACAATTAAATCGTGAACCAGTAAAAAATGCATTAAACAATATGATGGGGGCGGGAGAGGTGTTATCTTCAGTGGACCCAGAAATAACGAAACAAATAACATCTAGTTTAGTCACTGGATTACAATTTGCAACGGATGAGCTGAAAAATGGAAAAAAAACAAAAGTGATGGATTTCTTTAAGGTATTAAAAGATCCAGATATCAACAGGGCGATAACATTTGGTTTTAGTTTCTTAAAAGCATTTGGACAAGGACTAGAGAAAAAATAG